A single genomic interval of Fusarium verticillioides 7600 chromosome 8, whole genome shotgun sequence harbors:
- a CDS encoding carboxymethylenebutenolidase produces MYADISKPPAPLPQAKPETVGEGITLLPPLSRRGHGPGLVILSPDSEKHLEIIEGVPSALLKWAEEGYAVVEIQAKAFKRDAGEVLGDALNALRGCEQLEKDGKIGLIAYDPKLWNQVAGSVNNSGLVGAVIYANDADLATLQKSSIPILRHIAGRTAIIERSDGLTTYSYSSAKSHLMATPFQDDFDYWTESLSHTRNLTFLKPLTNGPYFDLEAIWDEHTYYEFADRSVEHTMSTMVDQPYVNHVPTLTGGIGRKSLTTFYRDNFIFQNSDDTELELISRTIGIDRVVDEFLYKFTHNKTIDWLLPGVPPTDKKMEVPFTAVVNIRGDRLYHEHIAWDQGTVLAQLGLIPQYLPFPYPVAGQKEGAKYEYRVPVTGIDTAAKMRDRNSVASNEMFSYKVREV; encoded by the exons ATGTACGCCGACATTTCAaagcctcctgctcctcttccccaGGCCAAGCCTGAGACTGTTGGTGAGGGGATTACTCTTCTGCCTCCACTTTCAAGACGTGGTCATGGGCCTGGTCTTGTTATTCTGAGTCCTGACTCAGAGAAGCATTTGGAGATCATTGAGGGTGTTCCTTCTGCTCTCTTGAAGTGGGCTGAGGAAGGATATGCAGTTGTTGAGATACAAGCGAAGGCGTTTAAGAGAGATGCTGGTGAGGTGTTAGGTGATGCCTTGAATGCTTTGAGGGGTTGTGAGCAAttggagaaggatggcaagattgGACTGATTG CATATGACCCCAAGCTTTGGAACCAGGTAGCTGGGTCAGTCAACAACTCTGGTCTAGTAGGTGCAGTGATCTACGCCAATGATGCAGATCTCGCAACTCTTCAGAAGTCCAGCATCCCCATCCTGCGCCACATTGCAGGCCGCACAGCCATCATCGAAAGAAGTGATGGCCTCACAACATACTCATACTCTAGCGCAaagtctcatctcatggcAACTCCATTCCAAGACGACTTTGACTACTGGACTGAGTCTTTATCGCACACAAGAAACTTGACTTTCCTGAAGCCGCTTACCAATGGCCCCtactttgatcttgaggctaTCTGGGATGAGCATACTTATTATGAGTTTGCGGACCGCTCGGTTGAGCATACAATGAGCACTATGGTTGACCAGCCGTATGTTAACCACGTGCCTACT CTTACTGGTGGCATTGGCCGCAAATCACTCACAACCTTTTACCGtgacaacttcatctttcAAAACTCAGACGACACAGAACTTGAACTCATCAGCCGCACAATCGGTATTGACCGTGTAGTCGATGAATTCCTCTACAAGTTCACCCATAACAAGACAATTGACTGGCT ACTTCCCGGCGTTCCACCAAccgacaagaagatggaagtcCCTTTCACAGCAGTCGTAAACATCCGCGGCGATCGTCTCTACCATGAGCATATCGCATGGGATCAGGGCACTGTTCTCGCTCAATTGGGCTTGATACCGCAGTATCTCCCCTTCCCGTATCCTGTTGCAGGTCAGAAGGAAGGTGCCAAGTATGAGTATCGTGTGCCAGTGACGGGTATTGATACAGCGGC